TATCTGACGACGTTGTACTCCTCAACGTCTCAAGGAAGTTGAACGTCCCAGGGCGCCCAGCACCCAGGGACCGATCGTCAATCTCATCATACCCAGCAATTACGTCCAGACAGGCAGCAACGTCTTCAACAGACCTGGCAATAGGGCCTGCGTGGTCATCGATGGCGTCACCGGTCGAGAAACCCGTGAAGGGAACAAGGCCATGCGTGGGCTTGAGCCCCACGCACCCACACAGCGCTGACGGCACACGGATACTCCCGCCCTGGTCAGTGCCGATGCAAATGTCGACACTGCCACCTGCAACAAGAGCCGTGCCACCAGATGTGCTTCCGCCGGCGGAGTAGCCGACCGCATGGGGGTTGTCAATTGTGCCTTGCGCAGAAGTAAAAGAAGCCGTCGAGTTGCAAAAGTGTTCGCAAGTTGATGTACCAAGAATGTCTGCCCCGGCCTCGAGTAGCCTCGTTACTACTGTCGCATCGGTGCTCGGCGTCCAAGGTGGCAGTGCGTCGGACCCGAAGAACTGTGGAACGCCGGCCACGGCAATGCAGTCTTTCAGACAGACCGTCTTGGCTTTGACGGCGGACTCTGCGGACCGTTCGCCCTGGATCAGGAACCGATGTGCCCATGCGACGCCAAACTCCTGCTCTTTGGCTTTTGGCCGGCGGACATCCTGGCGTGGAAAGCGCTTGGTGTCGGGGACCGGCTGGTAGTCTGGCAGGGCGTAGATGCGCTCCGCAACCTCGTGAACTCCAGCCAGGAGTACAGTGTAGTCTACAGATTCTGAAGACGGGATGGTCAAGCCATGTGGTGCGAGGAGAGCTTCAACATCGCCTGGCTTGACAGGGTTATTCCTGGTTTTGTTCTTTAGTTGACAGATTGTATAGAGGATATTCTCGTTGCTGTTCTTGCCTTGACATACTCTGACACGTCTTTGAAGAAAACCGACATGGTAGTGACTATTCT
This DNA window, taken from Pyricularia oryzae 70-15 chromosome 6, whole genome shotgun sequence, encodes the following:
- a CDS encoding amidase — its product is MSVFFKDVSENNPVKPGDVEALLAPHGLTIPSSESVDYTVLLAGVHEVAERIYALPDYQPVPDTKRFPRQDVRRPKAKEQEFGVAWAHRFLIQGERSAESAVKAKTVCLKDCIAVAGVPQFFGSDALPPWTPSTDATVVTRLLEAGADILGTSTCEHFCNSTASFTSAQGTIDNPHAVGYSAGGSTSGGTALVAGGSVDICIGTDQGGSIRVPSALCGCVGLKPTHGLVPFTGFSTGDAIDDHAGPIARSVEDVAACLDVIAGYDEIDDRSLGAGRPGTFNFLETLRSTTSSDKPLAGVTVGLVKEGFECSVMRPEVASMVLAAAHKLEQLGASLEQVSIPLHLEGPSVWTIQQRIAGYLAVMGKATGRRGLGLTEFEQARLPWTDDNFQKMFHSTKNTVINGMYLADKFPGLYGKVVNIGRQIRDAYQDVLAKYDVLVMPTTPFVAPRHGTRDSVLESFEPTIGLTSNTAVFNVTGHPALTIPVGVLPAADNATVELPVGMQIVSGLWEESKVLRVGRSWEKAFGKD